The nucleotide window CGTCAACTTCGTCAATCGGTGCTTCGAAGAGCAATTCATCGTGAACCTGCAAAAGCATTTTGGTCTGAAGGTTTTGAGTTTCTAATTCTTCATCGATTTTTATCATCGCTAATTTTATAATGTCAGCTGCACTTCCTTGTATCGGCGCATTCACAGCATTTCTTTCAGCGTGCGCTTTGACCACAAAATTGCTGGAATTGATATCTTTCAAATGGCGCTTTCTACCAAGAATCGTTTGGACGTAACCTTGATCCTGCGCTTTCTTGACCTGCTCTGCCATATATTCTTTCAAACGCGGATAAGATTCATAATAAGAATCGATCATCTTCTTTGCCTCGGTTCTGGAAAGTCCGGTCTGTTCGGCTAAGGCAAAAGCACCTTGACCATAAATGATCCCGAAATTCACCGTTTTCGCTTGACCTCTTTGGGTTTTGGTCACTTCTTCCAAAGGAATATCAAACAACTTCGCCGCAGTGGAAACGTGAATATCTTCGTTGTTTTGGAAAGCAGCGATCATATTTTGTTCGCCGGAAATTTCAGCAATTAGTCTTAATTCAATTTGAGAATAATCGGCGGAGATGATCTTTTTTCCTTCGTCAGCTACAAAAGCACCACGGATCTGTTGTCCCCTTAAAGTTCTGATTGGGATATTTTGAAGATTCGGATTCACACTTGCCAAACGTCCTGTTGCAGCGACTGTTTGCGCAAAAGTCGTATGAACACGTTCATCTTTTTTATCGATTTGACTTGGTAGCGCATCAACATAAGTTGATTTCAATTTCTGCAAAGTTCTGTATTCCAAAATCGAGGCAATGATCTCGTGTTTCGAAGACAATTTTTGAAGGACATCTTCCGAAGTTGCGTATTGTCCCGTTTTGGTTTTTTTCGCTTTCGGATCCAATTGCATTTTATCAAAAAGGATTTCGCCCAGCTGTTTCGGAGAATTCATATTGAAATTTTCTCCAGACAATTCGAAAATTTTGGATTCTAAAACGCGAAGATCATTTTCCAAATCAATACTTTCTTGCGCCAACCAATTGTTATCTAATTTTACACCTGTCGATTCAATCTTCGCAAGAACGCGCATCAACGGCATTTCGACATTGTAGAACAATTCTTCCAGATTTTCTTTGGCCAATTGTGGCGCAAACAATTCATATAATTGAAACGTCACATCCGCATCTTCCGCTGCATAAGCTGTTTGCGTTTCGATATCCACTTCCCGAAGTGTCAATTGGTTTTTTCCTTTTTTACCGATGAGTGATTCGATGGAAACCGGTTTGTAATCGAGGTACATTTCCGATAGATAATCCATTCCGTGACGGCCGTCGGGATTCAGAAGGTAATGCGCGATCATCGTGTCAAAGATCTTGCCTTTAATATCTATATTGTAATTCTGAAGAACTTTAGCATCGTACTTTAAATTGTGAGCAATTTTCAAAACATCTTCGGCTTCGAAAAACGGTCGGAAAAGTTCAATGGTTTCTTGGGCTTCTTCCCTATTTTCAGATATTGGAATATAATAAGCCAAGCCTTTTTTGTAAGAAAAACTCATCCCGATCAGTTCTGCTTCCAGTTCATTAAGCGAAGTAGTTTCCGTATCAAAACAAACCGCTTTTTGCTTGAGGAGATTGTTTAACAGAATTCTCTGCGCTTTCGGATCATTGATATATTGATAAAGATGGTCGTTGCCTTCGATGTTTGATTTTGTGGTGGTTGCCTGATCCAGCTGTTCGAAAGTGGCAAACATATCCATCATCCCATTTTTGTTTGGCGCGCTGGAAGTTTCAACTTTTCCGTCATTAGGATTTTCAACTTCCATCAATTCCTCCACATATTCTTTGTTTGAGAATGCGCGGTAGAGATTTTCATATAATCTTCGGAATTCCAATTCGTCAAAAATCTCTTTGACCTTATCGAAATCTGGCATATCGAGATCGTATTGTTCTTCGATAAATTCGATTGGCGCATCACAAATAATGGTTGCTAATTTCTTAGACAGAAGTCCACGTTCTGCGCTGGCTTCCACTTTCTCTTTCATTTTTCCTTTCAGCGCGTGTGTGTTGGCCAAAAGATTTTCCATCGACCCAAATTCCTGGATGAATTTTCTAGCTGTTTTGTCGCCCACACCATCCAAACCTGGGATATTATCTACCGCATCACCCATCATTCCAAGGTAATCGATGATCTGTTTCGGGTCGTTGATCTCGTATTTGGCTTTGATCTCTTCAACACCAAGAATCTCGATATCGCTGCCTTTCATACTTGGCTTGTAGATTTTTATTTTATCTGTCACCAATTGTGCAAAATCCTTGTCTGGCGTTACCATAAAGACATTATAGCCTTGTTTCTCCGCTTTGCAGGCAATTGTTCCGATGACATCATCCGCCTCATAACCTTCAACGCCCAAAATTGGAATGTGCATTGCATTCAAAATATCATTGATAAACGGTTTTGCCAAAAGAATTGGTTCCGGCGTTTCCAGACGGTTTGCCTTGTAATCTGCATAATCATCGTGGCGGACGTTTGTTCTCCCAACATCGAAGACCACAGCCAAATGTGTTGGGCGATCTCGCTTTATTAATTCGATCAAAGAATTCGTGAAACCAAAAATGGCAGAAGTATTGATACCTTTTGTCGTGATCCTAGGGTTTTTGATGAATGCAAAATAACCGCGAAAAATCATCGCGTACGCATCTATCAGATATAATCTTTTGTCTGTTGAAGTCATAAAAACAAAAGTAAGAATTTTGTGATGATTAATGATTGAAACACCGAAAAATACACTTGTCAAATTCTGTTAAAAAAATCTTAAAATTCGTATTGAATTATTGAAAATTCATTGTAATTTTGCAAAAAACAAATGAAAAAATATCTACGCTCTCTTTTTCTAACTTTCTATCTGTCAAGCCTCCTGATTTCCTGTGCAAATTATGGTGACGCCTTGGTTTACAAAAATAAAGACTTCAAAGTTTCGAAAGTAAAAACCGTTCTCTATTTCAATCCTGAAGTTTTTCCGGATATCAATGAGATCAAAGAACCAACCTACACAGCCTTCTATAGCGCCACGTCTGACAAGATGAAATCTCTTGGGAATATCAAATATCTACAGGTTGACACCCCAATTTCCTTCGATGATGTCGATAGCAAGACCGTGAAAGAGATTTGCGAAAACAACAACGCCGATGTTGCCATCATCCCAAAAGTTAAATATTTCAAGGTGGGATTTGGGAAGTATGTCTTTTCAAATCAGGTAATCGTGAGTATGAAACTTTACGATTCCAAAGGGCATTTTATTATGGAAACTTCGTACGATACGTACAAAGGCAACGGGAGATTGCTAGGTTCTGCATCCAATTCTGTGATCATAGGAACCAAAGGTGCGATCAGAAAAATACACAAAGAACTGACCAACTAGGATTTTCTTCAAAAAAAGCAGTTTTATTCACATTATATTAATCTATTTCTAAAGGTATTCTTTCAGATTTTAATACTTTTGCAATGCAAAATTCTAAACGATCGAGAATCCAGAAATCATATTGAATCCAGCCGACGTCGCAGAATCACTGAGTAAATTGCCAGTGAAAGAACGTCTGTTGCAATTTCTGAAATTACCGAAGTCCGAGAAAGCAGATGTTTTCTCGCACTTAGATCCTGATTTCCAGGAAGAAACGATTAGAAGCATTGCGAGCCACGAGGTTTCTGACATCTTGAACGAAATGTCACCCGATGACAGAACCCAATTGTTTGAGGATTTTCCGGATGAATTGATCAAATCATCAATCAATCTTTTAAATCCGCAGGAAAGACGTGTGGCTTTAAAACTTTTAGGGTACGAAGCTGATTCCATTGCGCGATTGATGACGCCTTACTACGTTCAGATCCGTAAAGAATGGACAGTAAAACGTTGTCTGCAGCAGATCAAAAAAGTGGGAAAAAAAGTGGAAACGCTTAACTTCCTGTATGTTGTTGATGAAAAAAATATTTTGATTGATGACATTACAATCGGTTCTCTCCTATTGGCAGATGAAGAGCAACTGATCTCTGAACTGACCGATGACCATTTTGTAGCCATAAAAACCACAACTTCCAAGGAAGATGCGGTTCCTTATTTTGAAAAATATGACCGAAGTGCTTTGCCGATCATCACAGAAAATGGTGTTTTGGTGGGAATTGTAACAATTGATGATATCCTAGATCAAATCGAATCTCAAAATACCGAAGATATTCAGAAGTTCGGAGGTTTGGACGCGTTGGATATGCCTTACACACAAACTTCCATCTTTGAAATGGTGAAAAAACGTGGATTCTGGCTGATCGTGCTTTTCTTTTCCGAAATGTTGACCGCTTCTGCGATGGGTTATTTTGAAGATGAGATCCAAAAAGCCGTAGTTCTGGCTTTGTTTGTTCCATTAATCATTTCGAGTGGTGGAAACACGGGTTCTCAGGCTGCAACACTTATCATTAGAGCAATGGCCTTACAGGAAATTGGTCTGAAAGATTGGTGGTACGTGATGAAAAAGGAAATCTTCACTGGGCTTTTTCTGGGAAGTATCTTAGGTATTATTGGATTTATGCGGATCGCTTTGTGGCAGAAAGTCGGACTTTTCGACTACGGCGAACATTGGGCTTTCGTAGGATTGAGTATCGGAATTTCTCTAATGCTCATCGTACTTTGGGGAACTATCTCTGGCTCTATGGTTCCATTTGTCCTCAAAAAACTGAAGCTGGATCCAGCAACTTCTTCTGCGCCTTTTGTGGCAACGCTTGTGGATGTTACCGGTTTGATCATCTATTTTTCTGTTGCCGGATTATTTCTGACAGGAAAACTTCTTTAATTACTTTGACAAACACCTCGACTTCTCTGAGTGTGACATTCTAATATAGCGCTACATCGAACCTATCGACAAATCTTCAATCTAGGCGAAGCGCGCCCCGGCTTGAGTGGAAATCCTTTTTTGTTGCGGGAAAAGCTAGGCAAAAAGATTGGGAACGGAAGACGGATAAAGGCGTCCAAAAATTAAAACAAAAATGCCACCTTAGAAAAGATGGCATTTGTAATTGATATGACTTATTCTTATTTCAATTTGTCAACGAAATTGTCTGTGTAATCTTTTTGAGATGCAAGGACCACTTTCTTAGCTTGGTCTGCGCCGTAGATTAGATCGATCTTCACCTTTGCAGGCTCAGTTGGTAAGTTTTTGTAGCTTAGGAAGTAGTGCAAAAGACGGTTTACCTCTGCAGTTGGCAACTCAGAAATGTCTCTGATGTGGCCATAAACCTGATCTTCTACCAATACCGCAATGATCTTGTCATCTGCCTCACCTTTGTCTATCATTTGGAAACCTCCAATCGGGATCGCTTGCAAAAGGATGTTACCAGAAGTGAAGTTGTGTGAGCTCAAAACGCAGATGTCCAAAGGATCGTGATCACCTTCTGTAACGTCTGTTGCGCCAGTTGCTACGGCAAGATTCTTCACTTCTTCTTCGCAATATGTTCTTGGCACGAAACCGTACATTGCCGGGATAATGTTGGAGAATTTTTGCGGACGATCTACTTTCAGGTAGCCACTTTCTTTGTCAACTTCATATTTGATGGTGTCTGTAGGAACGATCTCTACGAAAACGTTTACAATCTCCGGAGAATTGTCTCCAGCTGAAATCCCGTGCCACGGATGGGCTTTAAAGTTTGGAATCATGTATTTTTTAGTGTTTATATTATTTTGTTAAGTTCTTTTCTAAGATTCTCTATCGTATCGGAAATATAATCTTCGGAATTGAGGTAGCTCATCAAGAAAACGGTTTTGAAATCTTCCAGTTTCGAGTTCTCATTCATTTCCTCATAAGTTTTGCGGAGGCTTTGAAGAATATTATTTTTACTGGTAATGATGTCTTGCCAGGACGATTTGGATATATATAATTGCTGAGAAGCATTGTACTCAAATTCCTCGATGATGTTTTTTTCGGTAAGGAAGATAAATTCGTGTGGCTGAAGGTTTTTATCAAATTTCATTACGAGATTTGATGGTTTCAAACGTTCTAAAAAAAGCGTCATTCTTTCCAAAGCCTGCAGTTTAATTTCACTGTTTGTCTTGGTGGCCAGAAAATTGATCTCCTGTTTTTTGAGTTTCATAAAGCCATGAACGAACTGTCTTGTAAACACCAAAAATGGCAAGGCAATGATCATCGCAGCGGCGTAAGGAAAATATTCTGAATCAAACATATCTGAAATCGGACTGCAAAATTAATACTTTTTGATCAAAAAAATGGATTTTTAATTAATGTTAAAAAGAATTATTTATTAAGTTTTTATTTAAGCAGAAATAATGATTTAATAAGCTCTTTGATGACTTGACCTTTGCTATTTTGAATGCATTGATAAGGCCTGAGTTCAGGACGAAATCCACGGAAAAACTCTTCTACAGCGGGAACTTCGCTACCTTCAAAATCAAATATTTTATTTTCTATGTTTTCGGAAATTACTTTATCAATCAAATATGATGATCCGCTGAGCTTCACAAATTCCCTCTCATTGTAAGTTCCTAAAAGCGCCAAAGAATATGTTTCCCTATAGATTGCGATAAGGTTGATAAGTTTGCTATGATAAAAAAAGCCATAAAAATCCAATTGATTTTGCTGATGAAAATCTGCAAGAAGGCTGATGAAATCTTGTAAATCTTTATCTTCTGCACCTAAACCTGTTTTTTGGATAAAACTTTTAACAAGCTCCAAGTCAGGATTTTTCACGATGTCGGAATTGTCAATGACCTCTTGGTCTAGTCGGAGTTTTCTTTTTCTTTTTGGAGAATATTTTTGCCTTACCGTTTCATATTTGTCAGGAAAAATCAAAAAGTTATTCCTCTGTTTTAATGGTTTTGAAAATCTATTGGAATCGTTGAAAGCGTAATACCAAACAATATAATTTTTGTTCAGAAATTGATAGAAAAGATCATTAATTTCGATTGAGTCAACTTTAGAAAATATGCCTAACTGCTGACAAAGTTTTGGATTGATAGCAAGTTTAAAACCTAATTTTCTCACAAAAGGTACTGGCATTACAGCTTCGTAATCTTTGTAAACCAATATTTCCCAATTCTTTTTTGTGCTTATATCGAGAAATATTTTTTCTGCATAGAACTTTTTCTGGACAGAATTTTCTATGCACTTGCTGTATTTTTTGAAATCAATATCTTGATACTTAACTCTTTCTATCATTATAAAATCCCTTCGTCTTTAAAACTATAATAATTATTTTGCGTCAGAATCAAGTGGTCCAGCAAATCGATGTCCAATAATTTTCCAGCGTCTTTTATTTTTTGCGTGATGTTGATATCTTCCTTGCTCGGTTTCAAACTGCCAGCCGGATGATTGTGAGCTACGATAATTTGAGTGGAAAAATGTTCCAAAGCCGTTTTGAAAACCACACGAACATCAGCAACAGAACTCGCGATTCCACCTCGGAAAAGGCAAGATTTGTACAAGATTTTGTTTTGATGATTGAGGAAAATCGCCCAAAATTCTTCCGTCTGCAAATCCGACAGATGTGATTGTAAAATCTCGAAAGCATCTTTGCTACTGCTGATTTGCTGTCTTTCCAAAACTTCCTGCTGAGATTTCCTGTTACCTATTTCCAAGGCTGTGGCAATAGAAATGGCTTTTGCCTCACCAACTCCTTTGAACTTTGTCAAGTCTTTGATTGATAATTGACTGAGCCGATGCCAATTGTTTTCCACGGAATTTAAAATCCTTCTTGCCAGTTCCACTGCAGATTCTTCCCGATTTCCGCTTCCCATAATGATGGCCAACAGCTCCGAATCCGAAACTGCCGATTTCCCTTTCAACAGGAATTTTTCTCTTGGGCGGTCGTCTTCCGCAAGGGATTTTAGGTTCAAGGTTTTTGGTTCTGAGTTTGAAAATTAATTGTAGGCGTAAATTATCAATTTTTTATCAGATTTATCAATATGTTGCTCCAAAATTTTAAAGAAATTATCAGAAACCATCGGGCAACCGAAACTTAAACAAATCTCGTCTTTCTGCTCCACATCCGGAACGCAACTCAATCTGTGCAATACGATGGCTCTACTTCTCGCATTGCTGTTGGTTTCATCAAGTCCGGTCAATCGGTAAGACATCCCGAATTTTCCTTTGTATTTTTCCTCAACGATGTATTTTCCTAATGATGAACAATGCGAACCATCTTTGTTGCTGAACTTCAAAACGCCATTTACTTTTCCATCTTCCGAACCGTCGCCGTGCGCAACCAATGCTTTTTGGATAATATTCCCCGACTTCAAATCCACCACAAAAAATCTGAATTTGGAAGATGAGATTGAGAAATCAATTAAAAAAGCTTTATCCGAATTGTAATTTGATTCTTTGATAAAGGCTTTTAAATAAGCTATTTTCTGAGAGATTTTTGCTTCAGGACTTGCAAACAGAATGGATTGATTTTCCTGGGATTTGACTTCGCAGGAAATAAGGAGAAGTGAGAAAATTAAAAGTAAAAATGATTTCAAAAGAATGTGTTTAAAAAACTAAACGGGAATTTCTAAAAAATAATATTGATGTTATTCGATTAGACTTTTAAAATATCCTTTCGCATTATAAATAGAATCATTAGGCGTAAATTTGATTTCTAATTCAATTTTGCCATAGATACTATCTCCTTTTTTATAATTTGATTTGTTTAAAGTCAATCTCTGTTGTTTTATGATATATGGTTCGGATTCTAAAAAATCAGAAGTAGAAACAACATCTGTATATGATTCTGCTGTTGTGTAAAAATAGTTTTTATACTTCAAAACATTGATATTTACACCCGAAAAACCGTCTCCACTGTTGAATCTTAAAATTAGAAGATTTGGATATTTGGGGTTTAAGGTAGAATTAAAATTAGAACTTACAGTATCACTTTTATTTTCAAATAGCGCAAAATCAGTTTTTACTTTTGCTGATTCAGAATTTATAAAAAAATTCTGAAATATTTTTTTGTCAAGAATTTTAATACCTTTTGATTTATTTATATTCTCATCATAACTTATTTTGTTCCATTTTGAAACAAAGTAAAGTACTCCTAAAACAGAAATAATAAGAATAAATAACAGTATAAGTTTAAGAATTCTTTTCACAAACTATCAATTGAATATCTACAAAACAATCTGCCCATCCTTCATCACCAACTTCCTATCTGTACTTTCTGCCAATACGGAGTTGTGAGTCACAATCACAAAAGTCTGATGATATTTGTCCCGCAAATCGAAAAATAATTGATGAAGCGCATCAGCATTTTTGGAATCGAGATTTCCAGTTGGTTCATCTGCGTAGATGATTTTTGGGGAATTAATCAAAGCTCTCGCAACCGCAACTCTCTGAGATTCACCGCCAGAAAGTTGAGATGGTTTGTGGTGCAATCGGCTGGCGATATTCAAATCTTCGAATAATGAATGTGCTTTTTCCAAAACTTCTTTCTCAGAAATTCCGCCAATTCTGGATGGCAAAAGAACATTTTCCAAAGCGGTAAACTCCGGCAACAATTGGTGATTCTGAAACACAAAACCAATATTCTTGTTCCTGAATTTAGACAATTCACGGTCTTTCATCTTCAGAAAACTGTTGCCATCCAAAGCGATGTCGGTTCCGTATTTATCTGGGTCAGACGGATTGTCCAAAGTACCCAAAATCTGAAGAAGCGTAGATTTTCCCGCGCCCGATTCTCCAACAATGGAAACAACTTCTCCTGCCTTTATCGTGATGTCAACGCCTTTCAGAACTTCCAGAGTTCCGTAGAATTTATGTATGTTTTTTGCTCGAATCATAGTATTGCTTTTGGCTTGTAGCGAATTGCTTTTGGCTTTTTATAATATTAATTAAAAAATATCAACCACAAAAGTCACAAAAGTTTTTTTTTGTTTTCTAAGATTTCAAAAGTTCAAAAAAGCCTAATAACAATCTAATTCTTTTTTGTTCTTTTATAGAAATTAATTCCCCTAAATCCTTTGTGACTTTTGTGGTTACAAATCAAACTCTTTTTGAATGTTTGCCTTTTTTTGTCTTAAATCTTCGTCAATTTAGCAAATTTCAGGATAAGATTTTTCTCGCCTTCATTTTTGAAAATTACTTTTGCTTTGATGTTTTGAGGGTCGGTTCCATCTAAAAATTCAACTGTTCCAACACCAAAACGGTCGTGTCGTACATTGTCTCCCACTTCGATGTCTTGCGAAGATTGCCCTGTAGGATTGATTATTTTTGCCGTTGCAACCGGTTTCAATTGTTTTGGAACTGGCGCGTTGATATTGCGTTCCAGCGTTTTCTTCTCCTCTTTCTTTTTGAAAAATCGAGGTTCGGAAGGCGTGTCATCGAAGATATTG belongs to Chryseobacterium sp. KACC 21268 and includes:
- the polA gene encoding DNA polymerase I, whose translation is MTSTDKRLYLIDAYAMIFRGYFAFIKNPRITTKGINTSAIFGFTNSLIELIKRDRPTHLAVVFDVGRTNVRHDDYADYKANRLETPEPILLAKPFINDILNAMHIPILGVEGYEADDVIGTIACKAEKQGYNVFMVTPDKDFAQLVTDKIKIYKPSMKGSDIEILGVEEIKAKYEINDPKQIIDYLGMMGDAVDNIPGLDGVGDKTARKFIQEFGSMENLLANTHALKGKMKEKVEASAERGLLSKKLATIICDAPIEFIEEQYDLDMPDFDKVKEIFDELEFRRLYENLYRAFSNKEYVEELMEVENPNDGKVETSSAPNKNGMMDMFATFEQLDQATTTKSNIEGNDHLYQYINDPKAQRILLNNLLKQKAVCFDTETTSLNELEAELIGMSFSYKKGLAYYIPISENREEAQETIELFRPFFEAEDVLKIAHNLKYDAKVLQNYNIDIKGKIFDTMIAHYLLNPDGRHGMDYLSEMYLDYKPVSIESLIGKKGKNQLTLREVDIETQTAYAAEDADVTFQLYELFAPQLAKENLEELFYNVEMPLMRVLAKIESTGVKLDNNWLAQESIDLENDLRVLESKIFELSGENFNMNSPKQLGEILFDKMQLDPKAKKTKTGQYATSEDVLQKLSSKHEIIASILEYRTLQKLKSTYVDALPSQIDKKDERVHTTFAQTVAATGRLASVNPNLQNIPIRTLRGQQIRGAFVADEGKKIISADYSQIELRLIAEISGEQNMIAAFQNNEDIHVSTAAKLFDIPLEEVTKTQRGQAKTVNFGIIYGQGAFALAEQTGLSRTEAKKMIDSYYESYPRLKEYMAEQVKKAQDQGYVQTILGRKRHLKDINSSNFVVKAHAERNAVNAPIQGSAADIIKLAMIKIDEELETQNLQTKMLLQVHDELLFEAPIDEVDVAMSLIKKEMESAFETTVPLLVEVGVGNNWLQAH
- a CDS encoding pyruvate decarboxylase, translating into MKKYLRSLFLTFYLSSLLISCANYGDALVYKNKDFKVSKVKTVLYFNPEVFPDINEIKEPTYTAFYSATSDKMKSLGNIKYLQVDTPISFDDVDSKTVKEICENNNADVAIIPKVKYFKVGFGKYVFSNQVIVSMKLYDSKGHFIMETSYDTYKGNGRLLGSASNSVIIGTKGAIRKIHKELTN
- the mgtE gene encoding magnesium transporter translates to MNPADVAESLSKLPVKERLLQFLKLPKSEKADVFSHLDPDFQEETIRSIASHEVSDILNEMSPDDRTQLFEDFPDELIKSSINLLNPQERRVALKLLGYEADSIARLMTPYYVQIRKEWTVKRCLQQIKKVGKKVETLNFLYVVDEKNILIDDITIGSLLLADEEQLISELTDDHFVAIKTTTSKEDAVPYFEKYDRSALPIITENGVLVGIVTIDDILDQIESQNTEDIQKFGGLDALDMPYTQTSIFEMVKKRGFWLIVLFFSEMLTASAMGYFEDEIQKAVVLALFVPLIISSGGNTGSQAATLIIRAMALQEIGLKDWWYVMKKEIFTGLFLGSILGIIGFMRIALWQKVGLFDYGEHWAFVGLSIGISLMLIVLWGTISGSMVPFVLKKLKLDPATSSAPFVATLVDVTGLIIYFSVAGLFLTGKLL
- a CDS encoding inorganic pyrophosphatase translates to MIPNFKAHPWHGISAGDNSPEIVNVFVEIVPTDTIKYEVDKESGYLKVDRPQKFSNIIPAMYGFVPRTYCEEEVKNLAVATGATDVTEGDHDPLDICVLSSHNFTSGNILLQAIPIGGFQMIDKGEADDKIIAVLVEDQVYGHIRDISELPTAEVNRLLHYFLSYKNLPTEPAKVKIDLIYGADQAKKVVLASQKDYTDNFVDKLK
- the radC gene encoding DNA repair protein RadC, with product MNLKSLAEDDRPREKFLLKGKSAVSDSELLAIIMGSGNREESAVELARRILNSVENNWHRLSQLSIKDLTKFKGVGEAKAISIATALEIGNRKSQQEVLERQQISSSKDAFEILQSHLSDLQTEEFWAIFLNHQNKILYKSCLFRGGIASSVADVRVVFKTALEHFSTQIIVAHNHPAGSLKPSKEDINITQKIKDAGKLLDIDLLDHLILTQNNYYSFKDEGIL
- a CDS encoding murein L,D-transpeptidase catalytic domain family protein — its product is MKSFLLLIFSLLLISCEVKSQENQSILFASPEAKISQKIAYLKAFIKESNYNSDKAFLIDFSISSSKFRFFVVDLKSGNIIQKALVAHGDGSEDGKVNGVLKFSNKDGSHCSSLGKYIVEEKYKGKFGMSYRLTGLDETNSNARSRAIVLHRLSCVPDVEQKDEICLSFGCPMVSDNFFKILEQHIDKSDKKLIIYAYN
- a CDS encoding ABC transporter ATP-binding protein, producing the protein MIRAKNIHKFYGTLEVLKGVDITIKAGEVVSIVGESGAGKSTLLQILGTLDNPSDPDKYGTDIALDGNSFLKMKDRELSKFRNKNIGFVFQNHQLLPEFTALENVLLPSRIGGISEKEVLEKAHSLFEDLNIASRLHHKPSQLSGGESQRVAVARALINSPKIIYADEPTGNLDSKNADALHQLFFDLRDKYHQTFVIVTHNSVLAESTDRKLVMKDGQIVL